The Weissella confusa DNA window TATATTGCAACAGGACGGTGACAATACCGGCACCGATAATCATCAAGTAGCCGCGCCAAATCCAGTTTGCCTTATGTCCATTGAACTTGTGCAGACCAAGCTTTGGTGAACGTTGACGAACGCCATAACCGACCACCAGGACGGCAATTGTGGTAAACACTGCCAAGAACAGCACCATCGTGATGATTGGTCCAGCACTATTTGCTGACACATGCAACAAGCTCGCCATACTGCGTGCACTGTACATGCCAGCAACCTGAATTGCAAAATCCAGTAGTACACCGATGATAATCCAAATCAGTCCGGTGATAATGTCACCAATCCAATTATGTTCCTTAGTCATGATTAGCCTCTTCCTCCTTCTTTTCCGCCTTTAATCGCAACGTTACCGTCAACCATGACATCACAACTGTCATCAAGACGAATAGGAGCAAGAATACTGGGATTGACACCCAGAGTGGCCACGCCATTATTTTCGCGACTGCTGCCAGCCCGACAAAAAGTAGCACCGTTATTATACTCGTGCCAATCTGCAACGCTAATCCCATTATTTACCTATCCTTACAGTACGTATTTTTCAAGAATTTCCGCAATCGCACCCTCGTTGTTCGTCTTTGACGTCACAACATCAGCAGCTTCCTTGATTGCTGGAATACCATTCGCCACACTGACCCCTAATCCAACAGCAGTCAGCATCTTCAAATCATTATTATTATCACCAGCGGCAATAATTTCATCACGTGCAATGCCTAACTTCTCACCCAACAACAATGATGCTGATCCCTTATCAACACCCTTCTTGTTGAATTCAACATAACGTGAAGATGAGAATGTGGCTTCAACTTGATCGCCACCAACAGCAGCAATCACCGCATCACGAATTTGCTCACGGACAGCTTCATCAGGGTGCTCAAAAATCACCTTCATCACCGGCTGTTCGTTAGCCAAGAATGACAAGTCATCCGTTGCCATCAATTCATACGGCACACCACGCTCGGCCATGTATTGCTTATCAGTTGGTGAGATGTTGTAAATGAACAGTGTGTCTACCGTATATACGTGCACATCAACCGTCTCGTTCACCAAGCCAGCCTTAAAAATCTTTTCCGCAATCGCAAGATCCATGCCACGCGTCAACAAGACTTGATTGTCTTTGTTTTCAACAATTGCTGCCCCATTGTAAGAGATAACATATTGTCCGGCTTGGTCGTAAAGGCCTAACGTCTTAAGCAATTCTTGGACTGACTTAAATGAACGACCAGTGTTGGGCACAAACTTAAATCCCGCCGCCACAGCTTGCTTAATCGCTGCCAAATTGGCTTCGTGAACGGTACCATCATCATTCAACAACGTCTCATCTAAGTCTGAAACTAGCAT harbors:
- a CDS encoding Cof-type HAD-IIB family hydrolase, producing MVYKMLVSDLDETLLNDDGTVHEANLAAIKQAVAAGFKFVPNTGRSFKSVQELLKTLGLYDQAGQYVISYNGAAIVENKDNQVLLTRGMDLAIAEKIFKAGLVNETVDVHVYTVDTLFIYNISPTDKQYMAERGVPYELMATDDLSFLANEQPVMKVIFEHPDEAVREQIRDAVIAAVGGDQVEATFSSSRYVEFNKKGVDKGSASLLLGEKLGIARDEIIAAGDNNNDLKMLTAVGLGVSVANGIPAIKEAADVVTSKTNNEGAIAEILEKYVL